The nucleotide sequence TTCATGAATTTTCCGGGCTAGGGCCGACCCCAAGGCCTGCGCTCGCCGACCCGAGAACGCCACGCGGTCCAAGGGGCCTGTCCGAGCTGCGCCCCGCGCACGTCAGGCGCCCTGCTCGCCGATCCCGAGCGTTGGCGTTTGACCTACAACTAAATGAAGGGACGCGGGATCTGATCTGCCCGGCCCACGGCTACTCGGCCTGGCCACCCGGCCGTTGCTCGAGGAGGACCGAGACCTCACGAAGCCGGCCGTCTGGAGGCAGCCGCCGTCCCAGTTCCCAGGCTCGAATTGTGGTGGCATGGACGCCGAGGAGCTTGGCAAGACGTGACTGCGAGAGCCCCTGCGACCCACCAATACGATCAGAACGGAACGTCGTCTTCGAAATCTGGTGCGTCGTCTCGGCCGTCCAAACCCCGTTGAACGGGTTCAGATAGGACGCCGAACGGAGAAACCAACGTACTGTGACGGACCCAGCGACCCTCCCCCCGCCGCCACCTATATCCGACTCCGAGCGAGGCAAGGTCATCCCGAAGAACTGGATCGCGCTCGACGTCCT is from bacterium and encodes:
- a CDS encoding helix-turn-helix transcriptional regulator, which encodes MTLPRSESDIGGGGGRVAGSVTVRWFLRSASYLNPFNGVWTAETTHQISKTTFRSDRIGGSQGLSQSRLAKLLGVHATTIRAWELGRRLPPDGRLREVSVLLEQRPGGQAE